In Planococcus citri chromosome 4, ihPlaCitr1.1, whole genome shotgun sequence, the genomic window gaattttcacaaaatttcatcaataatggagatggaacgctgaaatttactctacactacaattttaacaccctctgaagacgacttcaagtgagttcaagtcattttaaggcctccagcgacttttttgaaaattcctgaagcctccagcgatgcttgaaacattaaattttcacaaaatttcatcaaatggagatggaaagctgaaatttactctacactccaattttaacaccctctgaagacgacttcaggtgggttcaagtcattttagagcctccagcgattttttgaaaattactggagcctccagtaaatttttgaaacttgaaatttccccaacattaattcatcaaatggagttgtcaAGCTGATATTTagttcgcagactacatggtggtttcaaatggttttgaagcttccagctacttttaggaaatttcaattttccaaaaacacgtcgctggaggctccaaaacgacttaaaatccaccaacagtcaacttcgtagcatgttgaaattaggttgcagaatgaatttcgactgtccatctcagtttgatgaaattttggggaaatttcaagcttcaaaaatctactggaggctccagtaatgttcaaaaaagtcgctggagtccttaaaatgacttgaactcacctgaactcgtcttcagagggtgttgaaattggagtgtagagtgaacTTCaactttctatctccatttgatgaatttttgtgaaaatttaaagtttcaagcatctgctggaagcttcaggaattttcaaaaagtcgctagaggatccaaaacgacttgaaattcgcctgcagtacttcgtagcgtattgcaagtagtttttagaataaatttcagctttacaactccaatttgatggaattttgtgggaatttcgagtttcaaagatctgctggaggctccagatctgctcaaaacggtttgaaaccgtttccaatcgatttggcatgtcgaaaatggggtatatcctaaatttcagctttcttggtcaatttggtaaaattttgatttttttccttcatttttgacctaaattgcattttcaaaaattcaccaaaaatcgaaaaacgcactttagcacttgaaatttcgacaggtgataaatttttgcatgatctttcgatcgacctttgtaaggtttgaaaaatttcgtgcaagtcctatgttgaaacgcgaaatctgcaatttcggctgacctgtcaatcaaaatggccgccattttgtaagtaagaccaacttttttttggcaagtttgctataaaatgttccttaggatgtcccctttaagaaaaaagttgtcccggaggatcggcgggggttgcaattactcctattgtcatatgccggactatactTAAGGCTAAATGGCGAGATACGATTTGATAAGTTGATATTTTCtagtttggaaaattaattttcagaattctcacagaaaatcaatttttttttttttttaaagcatgaaTTCCTgcaaaatgctcaattttggaTTCTgataaattcgccaaaaaaaaacaacaaaaaatgaataaaattcaatcaatagaaattttggttatggaaaTTTCAGACCGGGCTCTTTCCAAAAGTCACGGACCTGTTCCAATTCGGTAGGGGGACCCCATGAGAGTTATCTCATCAGGATGAGGTGCCCACTCGCAAGTTCGAAGGAGAGTCATTCTTTACAGACTTACAATACACCATACACCCTGCAGGGAACACTGATACTCACCCGCTGAATGGATTGCACAACGTTTTTAGTTAGTGCTGCCTCTACAGTTGTTTCCATGGAATGGCCGGTAGAGGGATAACGATTGGGCATCGTGTTCCCGGGCAACGCTACTGGACCATTTATTACGTTGCAACTATTAATTTTGCCAGCAACCATCGTCGGGCCGATCGAACCTTGAGGTGCGTTCAAATGGTTTAAATATAGCTTTTCCATATAAGCTTTCCCCTCAGCATACATTTGATTCATTAGGTTAACATTCTGATATAATGGAAAGATGGATTGCCCGTTCTTTGATGTTTGCGAAACTGAACCTCCCGCCACGAGTCCTCCTGAATTGAAACGAATTTCATTTGTTAAATTCTTAAGAGCACCGAATACTTATCAGAATAAGTACAATATTACAATGGTTACTTACCCATGTGAGATTGTTGTCCATTCATCAGATTACTCATAAAGCCAACAGGCGTCATACATCCGGGCAGTAGTCTTTGAACATTATCACCCGGAACTGGTGTTTGCGATCCGGTCGTACTCGAGCCTTGAGAACCAGCCTGAAATGAGTAATCAGAAATCAATTACACGTTTCTCGAAAATAATGTAGCATTAACTAAACGAAAATCGACCAATACCGGCGTTTTTCTcataatttgattatttttacgcTGCTGTATCAAGCTACGAAATCGTTCAACAAACGCCGTCTGATCATTTGCAATGAAACCGAGGTACACTTTTTTATCCGCCGCATACAGCAAAATAAGCACTTTTAAATTGCCATCTGGAGAATTGGAATTGTTGAACTGTATACATCCGgcctgaaaaagaaaaacaatgccATCGGATAGTGTTtcaaacgaacaaaaaatatatgtacgtataaCATCAAACAAGAATACTTACAAAGTTACCACTCATCACTTTGGTCAATGCATCTAAAGCTGGACAAGGAGACGGATGAAATACCACGGACGTAGAATTCTTCAAATAACCTCCGCCTATGTTACTTATCAATGCTTTAGGCAAAAGCTGCATGACTAATTTCGGTGGCCAATTGTCAACTTTCCTGTAAATCGAGGACCAATTTAACggcgtaaattttaaaataggcaTCTCTGAACAATTGCGtagaattttattcgaaaaaactGCTACTCACACTTCCGGTTCGCCATCTTTCGCATTCGAAGTAACAGCGCACGGAACTGACTTGAGGGTTTCGGTGGCATCCTTAGCTTGCTTGTCGCGTTCCATTCCAATACTCCACGCCAAATGGTCTGTCGTTGGAACTCGGTctagaaattttacaaaatttaaaaaaaattgaaaagtacttGTAATACATATTAAGTAAATGTCTAATGCTTCGGAGTAATCAAGCGGATAGGTTCTAAAATTTCCATACGAGAAGTTGAACTGTtgtgataggtaggtaagtgcttgaggaaacaaatttcaagtcagtttttctgattttttaaaacatttttgtaaaaacactGAGGACTTCTGTTTTGCAAACtgtgaaacaaaaagaggaggGATTTTTGAGCAATCaaagcaaaaatcaatgcttATTGTATGTTTTGGCGAAAAAAGCACTGTAATCAATTTATTagcaatttcgacaaaaatttcgaCCATTATTTGACTACTTCATCAAAAAACTACATTGCAATTTTTCGttaactcaccaaaaattgacactctctgataattttgataaaaaaaagggGAATTTCTTGACACTCTTGAcaaaaatgggcactttttaacaatgataccaaaaatggacacttctcgactatttttccaaaaattgacgatctttgaaattttcctct contains:
- the LOC135843688 gene encoding mediator of RNA polymerase II transcription subunit 25-like — protein: MERDKQAKDATETLKSVPCAVTSNAKDGEPEVKVDNWPPKLVMQLLPKALISNIGGGYLKNSTSVVFHPSPCPALDALTKVMSGNFAGCIQFNNSNSPDGNLKVLILLYAADKKVYLGFIANDQTAFVERFRSLIQQRKNNQIMRKTPAGSQGSSTTGSQTPVPGDNVQRLLPGCMTPVGFMSNLMNGQQSHMGGLVAGGSVSQTSKNGQSIFPLYQNVNLMNQMYAEGKAYMEKLYLNHLNAPQGSIGPTMVAGKINSCNVINGPVALPGNTMPNRYPSTGHSMETTVEAALTKNVVQSIQRANATQLVQDYLNRPQGSTVPPVDAMLTLLNSHGILDAKPTGQPQDPIMAMHRNTVPSSGIVVNGALAEMPSPPQENMSGISQLGLASAEVKQEKMESQQSEIEDDFELI